A single window of Aspergillus oryzae RIB40 DNA, chromosome 8 DNA harbors:
- a CDS encoding uncharacterized protein (predicted protein), with the protein MVTEGISGSADVGKAAAIRVGGFGGSDVNPVADGWKDGNLKPLDSYFGTDTSGLHREQKRMVALSSPVRYSIEGDGFLFRSCPVLSCWWPEKLTEAQDRKVNNVWKVWRWVVI; encoded by the exons ATGGTTACCGAGGGAATTAGCGGGTCCGCGGATGTCGGAAAGGCTGCAGCGATTCGTGTTGGTGGCTTTGGTGGATCAGACGTCAACCCCGTCGCTGACGGTTGGAAGGATG GCAATTTAAAACCCCTGGATAGCTACTTTGGCACAGACACTAGTGGCCTGCACcgggaacagaaaagaatggtTGCATTGAGTTCGCCAGTCCGCTATTCCATTGAGGGGGATGGCTTTCTGTTCAGGTCTTGTCCGGTCTTGTCTTGTTGGTGGCCTGAGAAGTTGACGGAAGCACAAGACAGAAAGGTTAATAATGTTTGGAAAGTATGGCGATGGGTCGTGATATGA
- a CDS encoding GNAT family N-acetyltransferase (predicted protein), whose protein sequence is MSIEILTTASDDGNVLADIFFAAFNTDFDRRILPPTPDVRDWLTAKFNRVSKAQYVSPAGSVLIKAVDTTTGDIVGFAQWKLPPIELSTPGENVDKEKQVTWPKSGDTALCEKHFKAIDEKEEEFMGSTPHFSLEMLATHPKFGGRGIGSQLLGWGLEQADDERTPTFLTATVAGKPLYEKKGFQVVGSNEITEGFVQIYMVRPAKA, encoded by the exons ATGTCAATTGAAATCCTGACAACTGCCTCCGACGATGGCAATGTCCTGGCTGACATTTTCTTCGCCGCATTCAACACCGACTTTGACCGTCGTATTCTCCCTCCTACTCCTGACGTCCGGGACTGGCTCACCGCCAAATTCAACCGCGTCAGTAAAGCGCAATATGTGAGTCCCGCGGGCTCAGTTCTCATTAAGGCGGTTGATACGACTACCGGTGATATTGTTGGATTCGCACAGTGGAAACTTCCTCCCATTGAGTTATCCACGCCCGGGGAAAATGTAGACAAGGAAAAACAGGTGACGTGGCCGAAGAGTGGTGACACTGCACTGTGCGAGAAGCATTTCAAGGCTATAGatgaaaaagaggaggagttTATGGGATCAACACCACATTTCT CATTGGAGATGCTCGCAACTCACCCCAAGTTTGGTGGAAGGGGAATAGGCAGTCAGCTTTTAGGCTGGGGACTAGAGCAGGCTGATGACGAGCGTACACCTACATTCTTAACAGCGACCGTGGCTGGCAAGCCCTTGTACGAAAAGAAGGGATTCCAGGTTGTGGGGTCAAATGAGATCACGGAGGGATTCGTCCAGATTTACATGGTTAGACCGGCGAAGGCCTAA
- a CDS encoding uncharacterized protein (predicted protein) yields the protein MARIANLTGHQADAHRYADLSHDIRNAFNTAFWNDSNHRYTDAGNNDTSNATQTAQELALDSGLVPEKHRQQVLNALVELTYDYPSRDGVGPHLSGGQIGLGPIVRALSAGGRDDVLWDALQQNDRPSYGYFVAPTVANPNGFTTIGEQWDHSDSKNHMILAQIDEWFHAGVVGIQPVALTTLSSTWENRLIFQPKLVGDLTSASGTYQMLQGEARCEWQRTAEGNFHLTVNVPANAEAEVRLPSVGKVNASRRARFVRVDSDYTIYAVPAGTHVFNNETAHAVGG from the coding sequence ATGGCCCGCATCGCCAACCTTACTGGACACCAAGCCGACGCTCACCGTTACGCCGACCTTTCTCACGACATCCGCAACGCCTTCAACACTGCCTTCTGGAATGACAGCAATCATCGATACACCGATGCTGGCAATAATGACACCAGCAACGCCACCCAAACTGCGCAGGAATTGGCTTTAGACTCCGGGCTTGTCCCCGAAAAACATCGCCAACAGGTCCTCAATGCGCTCGTCGAGCTGACATACGACTACCCCTCAAGAGACGGAGTAGGCCCACATCTAAGTGGTGGCCAGATTGGCCTGGGTCCAATTGTAAGAGCGTTGTCAGCTGGGGGTCGTGACGACGTTCTTTGGGATGCACTTCAGCAGAATGACCGGCCAAGCTATGGCTATTTCGTGGCTCCCACGGTGGCTAATCCTAATGGGTTTACGACCATTGGCGAGCAATGGGACCACAGCGACTCTAAGAACCACATGATTCTCGCGCAGATTGACGAATGGTTCCACGCTGGAGTAGTAGGGATTCAGCCCGTTGCTCTAACTACTCTCAGCTCCACCTGGGAGAATCGGCTAATCTTCCAGCCTAAGCTGGTCGGGGATCTGACGAGCGCTAGTGGGACTTATCAGATGCTCCAGGGAGAGGCTCGTTGTGAGTGGCAAAGGACTGCAGAAGGTAACTTTCATCTCACGGTAAATGTCCCCGCAAATGCTGAGGCAGAGGTGCGTTTACCATCTGTCGGGAAAGTAAACGCATCGCGGCGGGCTAGGTTTGTCCGTGTGGACAGTGACTATACCATCTATGCTGTTCCGGCTGGCACGCATGTGTTTAACAATGAAACAGCACATGCTGTGGGCGGGTAA
- a CDS encoding SDR family oxidoreductase (flavonol reductase/cinnamoyl-CoA reductase): MASETVLITGASGFIATHIVESFLRAGYNVRGTVRSERTANRVRYAFQEYKDKLSFVIVSDVVAAKAFDEAVEGVTGVIHTAAPFQTEVEDKERDLLQPAIEGTINLLDSIKRNGHQVRRVIHTSSFGDILDASKGDRPGHIYTEADWNPMTYAEALSESTPDVVSYCAGKTMAEHAAWDFMATENPSFDLVTICPPYVFGPVKNATTSLVNLNTSSMDVYRLMSPMSKPSHAVPPTLVWAWADVRDVADAHLKAFEVPEAGGQRFLVAQGRYSYQRIADILRDKVAEVRDRVPLGKPRSGMGDVYGIDASKSENVLGLRYRPLEDSIVDAARSYLKLEQAN, from the coding sequence ATGGCCAGCGAAACTGTCTTGATCACAGGTGCATCAGGCTTCATCGCCACTCACATCGTCGAATCATTCCTGCGTGCGGGCTACAATGTCCGCGGCACAGTTCGATCCGAACGGACGGCAAACAGGGTCCGTTATGCCTTCCAGGAGTACAAGGACAAGTTGAGCTTTGTCATTGTCTCCGATGTCGTTGCTGCCAAAGCCTTCGATGAGGCCGTTGAAGGGGTCACTGGTGTGATCCACACCGCGGCGCCCTTCCAAACAGAAGTCGAAGACAAAGAACGAGATCTGCTGCAACCTGCCATCGAAGGAACTATCAATCTCCTGGACTCTATAAAGAGAAACGGTCACCAAGTTCGCCGAGTCATCCATACGTCTTCTTTTGGCGATATACTTGATGCGTCAAAGGGAGACCGGCCGGGTCACATATACACCGAGGCAGACTGGAATCCAATGACCTATGCGGAGGCCCTAAGTGAAAGCACCCCTGACGTGGTATCCTACTGCGCAGGGAAGACGATGGCGGAGCATGCAGCGTGGGATTTCATGGCCACAGAGAACCCGTCATTTGACCTGGTCACTATCTGCCCGCCGTACGTGTTTGGTCCGGTCAAGAATGCTACAACAAGCTTGGTCAACCTAAATACTTCGTCCATGGATGTATACCGTCTCATGTCGCCCATGTCAAAGCCAAGCCACGCTGTGCCACCCACTTTGGTGTGGGCGTGGGCGGATGTGCGTGATGTTGCTGACGCACATCTAAAGGCCTTCGAGGTTCCCGAGGCTGGAGGACAGCGGTTCTTGGTTGCTCAAGGTAGATACAGCTATCAGCGAATAGCCGATATCCTTCGAGATAAGGTGGCGGAAGTGAGAGATCGTGTTCCTTTGGGTAAGCCACGATCCGGTATGGGAGATGTCTATGGCATTGATGCATCCAAGTCGGAGAATgtgttggggttgagataTCGTCCTTTGGAAGACTCTATCGTCGACGCGGCAAGGTCTTATCTGAAGTTGGAGCAGGCGAATTGA
- a CDS encoding uncharacterized protein (predicted protein): protein MIAPSEPVPSSNSAAALTQFFPNANFKEAFDEKVVLIVASLFDRVFKTYKRIDHVVVTAGSMEAGNNWFDQKLNLESVQQPPSTKDIDVNLIGSLYVTRIASVYLRHNRGPGVDRSILLFSCAAGFKETPGVSIYQASKHGVQGLMRSLRPYFPSPYKHNLRINTICPWMTETRTTLTKTVQDRWTKEGLPVSTPQEVALVSAGVLANDSLNGTSMYVEGGRAWEIEANIDRLEPEWLGEEPSKTLALGQKVLNDAWAA, encoded by the exons ATGATTGCCCCTTCAGAGCCCGTCCCATCCTCCAACTCTGCCGCAGCCCTAACCCAATTCTTTCCCAATGCCAACTTTAAGGAGGCTTTTGATGAAAAGGTTGTCTTGATTGTGG CCTCCCTCTTTGACCGTGTATTCAAGACCTACAAGCGCATTGATCATGTAGTAGTCACAGCGGGTAGCATGGAAGCGGGCAACAATTGGTTTGACCAAAAGTTGAATTTGGAGTCGGTGCAACAG CCTCCTTCCACGAAGGATATTGACGTCAACCTCATCGGTTCCCTCTATGTCACCCGCATTGCTAGCGTCTACCTCCGCCATAACCGAGGACCAGGAGTTGATCGATCCATTCTGTTGTTCTCCTGTGCCGCTGGCTTCAAAGAGACACCTGGTGTATCCATCTACCAAGCCTCCAAGCACGGTGTGCAAGGCCTCATGCGCTCTCTCCGCCCTTATTTCCCATCACCATACAAACATAATCTCCGCATCAATACCATCTGCCCCTGGATGACGGAGACCCGCACTACCCTTACAAAGACAGTGCAGGACCGCTGGACGAAGGAAGGCTTGCCCGTGAGCACGCCTCAGGAGGTAGCTCTCGTCTCTGCTGGTGTGTTAGCTAACGACTCTCTGAATGGCACATCCATGTACGTGGAAGGTGGTCGTGCGTGGGAGATCGAAGCCAACATCGATCGCTTAGAGCCGGAATGGCTGGGAGAGGAACCGTCCAAAACGCTGGCGTTGGGGCAGAAGGTACTGAATGACGCATGGGCTGCGTAG
- a CDS encoding uncharacterized protein (predicted transporter (major facilitator superfamily)) yields the protein MDVSSDLPGPGQLTLSMLALFMGMSQLFHASRMISTVLVFKYFHLKWSYLLSLFIFELGSLICAVAPDSATLITGHAIAGIGTAARALASFHGCHGVSYALASFIGPLLGGAFNERISWRWCFHINLPIGGVAALIISLFFWTLNAAKPMAAPLRERIIQLDPIGCALIMGGVVCYLLALKWGGLQKSWSNSSVIGTLIGFILLFAAFGINEWCFGEYASIKRRILVNSTVVFFNLSGFFVPIYYLPIYFRSIKGTSPITSGVYNLPLLIGGIFSMIAGTLLTATQQFVPFMVVSAALSAVGGGLIYTLDQNTSTGKWVGYQIIAGSSTGFISQIPIMANTACVEMQDMSTASAMTLFFQLIGGSFSVSAAQSVFGNVLFNRIQNTVPGLSPEAVIGAVAANLRTSFSAEQLPGVLTAYMDGLKGTFAVATVLLAMSAPLVLLPKWERLRPEAPQSIDLEVAVEKSPIESESK from the exons ATGGACGTCTCTTCGGACTTACCAGGCCCTGGTCAGTTGACCTTATCAATGTTGGCACTCTTCATGGGGAT GTCACAGCTATTCCACGCATCACGGATGATTTCCACAGTCTTG GTGTTTAAGTATTTTCACTTGAAATGGTCCTACTTACTCTCACTTTTTATCTTTGAACTGGGAAGTCTCATTTGCGCCGTTGCACCTGATAGTGCCACCTTGATCACCGGACATGCAATTGCAGGCATTGGTACTGCTG CTAGAGCGCTAGCTAGCTTTCATGGGTGTCATGGGGTATCTTATGCTCTTGCTTCGTTTATCGGCCCGCTTCTAGGAGGTGCATTCAACGAAAGAATCAGCTGGCGCTGGTGCTTCCACATAAATCTCCCAATCGGTGGAGTTGCTGCTTTGATTATAAGTCTATTCTTTTGGACACTTAACGCTGCCAAACCCATGGCTGCACCGCTGAGGGAAAGGATTATCCAGCTAGACCCCATTGGTTGCGCATTGATCATGGGTGGAGTTGTTTGTTATCTGTTAGCCCTAAAATGGGGTGGTTTGCAGAAATCCTGGTCGAATAGCAGTGTTATCGGCACGTTGATAGGGTTTATTCTCCTATTTGCCGCCTTTGGAATCAATGAGTGGTGCTTTGGAGAATATGCCTCCATC AAACGGAGAATTCTTGTAAACTCAACCGTGGTTTTCTTCAATTTGAGTGGATTTTTCGTTCCTATCTACTATCTACCCATTTACTTTCGGTCTATTAAGGGTACTTCGCCCATTACCTCCGGTGTCTACAACCTCCCCCTCCTTATTGGTGGAATATTTTCCATGATTGCGGGCACTCTGCTCACGGCTACACAGCAGTTTGTACCATTCATGGTGGTCAGTGCAGCTCTCAGCGCCGTGGGTGGAGGACTGATATACACTTTGGATCAGAACACATCAACTGGCAAATGGGTTGGTTACCAGATCATCGCCGGCTCGTCCACTGGATTCATTTCTCAAATCCCGATCATGGCCAATACCGCCTGCGTTGAGATGCAAGATATGAGCACTGCCTCTGCGATGACGTTATTCTTCCAGCTGATTGGCGGTTCATTCTCAGTCTCAGCAGCGCAATCTGTCTTTGGAAATGTGCTCTTCAATCGCATTCAAAACACCGTTCCTGGTCTGTCGCCGGAAGCGGTAATCGGCGCAGTTGCCGCTAATCTTCGAACCAGCTTTTCTGCAGAGCAACTTCCCGGTGTGCTGACGGCGTATATGGACGGCCTGAAAGGGACATTTGCTGTGGCTACGGTTCTGTTGGCAATGAGCGCTCCTTTAGTGTTATTGCCGAAGTGGGAAAGGTTGAGGCCGGAAGCGCCTCAGTCGATAGACTTGGAGGTGGCGGTTGAGAAGTCGCCAATTGAGTCTGAGTCAAAATAG